One genomic segment of Streptomyces liangshanensis includes these proteins:
- a CDS encoding DUF4387 domain-containing protein, giving the protein MATLLDYCSLVRSKNAGPFTLTFDFMCHDRRTYDALVGTGVLDAALFSALFGTDEDDVMVVNHPSALAVKVSLPRPVVQGDLRDSDHYGGQQYAPLLELELPALPELPGLPTKER; this is encoded by the coding sequence ATGGCCACCCTGCTCGACTACTGCTCCCTGGTCCGCTCGAAGAACGCGGGCCCGTTCACCCTCACGTTCGACTTCATGTGCCACGACCGGCGGACGTACGACGCCCTGGTCGGTACGGGGGTGCTCGACGCCGCCCTGTTCTCGGCCCTGTTCGGGACCGACGAGGACGACGTCATGGTCGTGAACCACCCGTCGGCGCTGGCCGTCAAGGTGTCCCTCCCCCGGCCGGTGGTCCAGGGCGACCTGCGGGACAGCGACCACTACGGGGGCCAGCAGTACGCCCCGCTCCTGGAGCTCGAACTGCCCGCGCTGCCTGAGCTGCCTGGACTGCCCACTAAGGAGCGGTGA
- a CDS encoding acyclic terpene utilization AtuA family protein, with product MEFRILAPTGALGAGFDADAFRRGVDAGPHVIACDAGSTDSGPSALGSGVPKLSSQAVSRDLRLLLTARDELGVPLVIGSCGTSGRDVGVDGVAALVRTIAAAEGLHLKLGLIYADQDPARLRALHDAGRIRPLANAPAIDRDLFARGHTVAMMGVEPIQAALRDGCDVILAGRASDTALFAAVPHLYGADPGLTWHMAKTVECGAACAVPPSANGLLVHLRDDHFDVTTLAEGSRLTPRSVAAHTLYENADPFHVVEPSGTLDTTDATYEAVDERTVRVRGARYVEADGYTNKLEGAELVGYQTVIVGGVRDRVVIERLPGLLPFAKKYFEAKILDVFGGEIDPGTVDIDYRLYGAGAVLAGAEPAAPLPRELGVLITVTAPEQSTAHAVATFVAHASSHLPIPEYDGLVSTLAYPYSPPETDRGALYRFTLNHVATGVTPTELFRTVTEEL from the coding sequence ATGGAATTCCGCATCCTCGCCCCCACCGGCGCCCTCGGCGCCGGGTTCGACGCCGACGCGTTCCGGCGGGGCGTCGACGCCGGGCCGCACGTGATCGCGTGCGACGCCGGGTCGACCGACAGCGGCCCCTCGGCGCTCGGTTCCGGCGTCCCGAAGCTCTCCTCCCAGGCCGTCTCGCGCGACCTGCGGCTCCTGCTCACGGCCCGGGACGAACTCGGCGTGCCGCTCGTCATCGGCTCCTGCGGCACCAGCGGCCGTGACGTCGGCGTCGACGGGGTGGCCGCTCTCGTACGGACGATCGCGGCGGCCGAGGGGCTCCACCTCAAGCTGGGCCTGATCTACGCCGACCAGGACCCCGCCCGGCTCCGAGCGCTTCACGACGCGGGCCGCATCCGCCCCCTCGCGAACGCGCCGGCCATCGACCGCGACCTGTTCGCCCGGGGGCACACCGTCGCGATGATGGGCGTGGAACCCATCCAGGCGGCCCTGCGCGACGGCTGCGACGTCATCCTGGCCGGGCGCGCGAGCGACACCGCGCTCTTCGCCGCCGTACCGCATCTGTACGGCGCCGACCCGGGGCTGACCTGGCACATGGCCAAGACCGTCGAGTGCGGCGCCGCCTGCGCCGTCCCACCCTCGGCCAACGGGCTCCTGGTCCACCTGCGCGACGACCACTTCGACGTGACGACCCTCGCCGAGGGCTCCCGGCTCACCCCGCGCTCGGTGGCCGCGCACACGCTGTACGAGAACGCGGACCCGTTCCATGTCGTGGAGCCGTCCGGCACGCTCGACACGACGGACGCCACCTACGAGGCGGTGGACGAGCGGACCGTACGGGTGCGTGGTGCCCGCTACGTGGAGGCCGACGGCTACACCAACAAGCTCGAAGGCGCCGAACTCGTCGGGTACCAGACCGTCATCGTCGGCGGGGTCCGTGACCGGGTGGTCATCGAACGCCTCCCCGGCCTGCTGCCGTTCGCGAAGAAGTACTTCGAGGCGAAGATCCTCGACGTGTTCGGCGGGGAGATCGACCCGGGGACCGTCGACATCGACTACCGCCTCTACGGCGCGGGAGCCGTGCTCGCCGGCGCGGAGCCCGCCGCCCCGCTCCCCCGGGAGCTGGGCGTCCTCATCACGGTCACCGCCCCGGAGCAGTCGACCGCGCACGCCGTCGCGACCTTCGTGGCGCACGCCAGCAGCCATCTGCCCATCCCCGAGTACGACGGGCTGGTCAGCACGCTCGCCTACCCGTACTCGCCGCCGGAGACCGACCGGGGCGCGCTGTACCGCTTCACCCTCAACCACGTCGCGACGGGCGTGACCCCCACGGAACTCTTCCGCACCGTCACCGAGGAGCTGTGA
- a CDS encoding MFS transporter encodes MMPHDAPPPSPGVVAPPTAKPPSAVEPPPADGPPTAPGRMHGGTVLWVTLAVFAQESVWNFYDAQVPAQLRHFVTSAGLVGLFMGLDNVLGVFIQPWMGYLSDRHARGRRGRWPIILAGASLAAVPFALIPRAGSLPALLACVVGFAAIANAFKGVTETLVSDYVAPGDRSKAQGYVKAGVSLTIVVSSLISLLVIDRSTTLAFAIPPFLMLVMLGLSWTFLGRHHTKTVLPGGAGGAPGAGPDVAAAEIPSPWAVVKDLVRAPTGARALLMLGIFCFAGMWSALRSLLTPYGTEVLGLSRGEAGGLALPGAIAFLCAVVPLAYVSGRLGQIRAIRYGVGLFVVGLLIGFPAPTPAATVVSMAVASIGYAVFAVNALVALWSLAPDSRVLGTYTGMYTVASASGMAFGPALLGVTVDLTDWRYMLLNAAVLGAVTFAVFTLLARRNAGGVAAGGDVPAGSPG; translated from the coding sequence GGGACGGTCCTCTGGGTCACCCTCGCGGTGTTCGCCCAGGAGTCGGTGTGGAACTTCTACGACGCCCAGGTTCCCGCCCAACTGCGCCACTTCGTGACCTCCGCCGGCCTGGTGGGCCTGTTCATGGGCCTGGACAACGTCCTGGGCGTCTTCATCCAGCCCTGGATGGGCTACCTCTCCGACCGGCACGCGCGCGGGCGGCGCGGCCGGTGGCCGATCATCCTGGCCGGCGCGTCGCTGGCCGCCGTACCGTTCGCGCTCATCCCCCGGGCGGGCAGCCTGCCCGCGCTCCTCGCGTGCGTGGTCGGCTTCGCCGCGATCGCCAACGCGTTCAAGGGGGTCACCGAGACCCTGGTCTCCGACTACGTGGCGCCCGGCGACCGCAGCAAGGCGCAGGGGTACGTCAAGGCCGGGGTCAGCCTGACCATCGTCGTCTCGTCCCTGATCAGCCTGCTGGTCATCGACCGGAGCACGACCCTGGCCTTCGCGATCCCGCCGTTCCTGATGCTGGTCATGCTGGGCCTGTCCTGGACGTTCCTCGGCCGCCACCACACGAAGACCGTCCTGCCCGGCGGGGCGGGAGGCGCGCCGGGCGCCGGGCCGGACGTCGCGGCGGCGGAGATCCCCTCCCCGTGGGCGGTCGTCAAGGACCTGGTCCGCGCCCCCACCGGCGCCAGGGCCCTCCTGATGCTCGGCATCTTCTGCTTCGCCGGGATGTGGTCGGCCCTGCGCTCCCTGCTGACCCCGTACGGCACCGAGGTCCTGGGGCTGTCCCGCGGTGAGGCCGGGGGGCTGGCGCTGCCCGGCGCGATCGCCTTCCTCTGCGCCGTCGTCCCGCTCGCGTACGTCTCCGGCCGGCTGGGCCAGATCCGGGCGATCCGGTACGGCGTCGGGCTGTTCGTCGTCGGCCTGCTGATCGGGTTCCCCGCGCCCACGCCCGCCGCCACGGTGGTCTCCATGGCGGTGGCCTCGATCGGGTACGCCGTCTTCGCGGTCAACGCGCTGGTCGCCCTGTGGAGCCTGGCGCCCGACAGCCGGGTCCTGGGGACCTACACGGGCATGTACACCGTCGCCTCCGCCTCCGGCATGGCGTTCGGCCCCGCGCTGCTCGGGGTCACCGTCGACCTGACGGACTGGCGCTACATGCTCCTGAACGCGGCGGTCCTCGGCGCCGTCACCTTCGCGGTCTTCACCCTCCTGGCGCGGCGGAACGCGGGCGGGGTTGCGGCCGGCGGAGACGTGCCGGCCGGCTCCCCCGGATGA